The following are encoded in a window of Ignavibacteriales bacterium genomic DNA:
- a CDS encoding NADH-quinone oxidoreductase subunit M, with protein MAFQILGIGWLSWITFLPIIGMGIVLLIPKEARSAMKWTAVGVTFLQVVLAVMIYVNFNYNLGGINSQEGMQFVEKAKWIDIKSVSWFGRVQIEYFLGVDGISVPMVILTALISFIAVFASWKIDKALKGYMAMLLLLDTGMMGVFVALDFFLFYVFWELMLLPMYFLIGVWGGPRREYAAIKFFLYTLAGSVLMLLAMIALYFSVTIIDPASGEKLHTFNLLAMMNPANFEPNSLLAGFGTGMRSLAYLALFIGFAIKVPIFPFHTWLPDAHVEAPTAISVILAGVLLKMGAYGLIRISFPIFPELAQKYAFWLAILAFINIVYGALCAMAQTDFKKLIAYSSVSHMGIVLLGMSALNTQGMMGAVFQMFNHGTITAMLFLIVGVIYDRAHTRDLNAFGGLALTMPKYTGIMTVAFFAALGLPGLSGFVSEAFSFLGAFQVDKLRIVTMASTLGIVLTAAYMLWTLQRVFLGTASEKWSAMPDVDGREIFMLVPLAIIILVLGIYPSFMLNVMTSSVNHLVEVVAKGGAAVALIP; from the coding sequence ATGGCATTTCAAATTTTGGGTATCGGATGGCTCAGTTGGATCACATTCCTGCCGATCATCGGCATGGGTATTGTCCTGCTGATTCCCAAGGAAGCACGCAGCGCAATGAAGTGGACTGCGGTTGGTGTCACGTTCCTGCAAGTCGTGCTTGCTGTGATGATTTATGTAAACTTCAACTACAATCTCGGCGGCATCAATTCACAGGAAGGGATGCAGTTCGTTGAGAAAGCAAAATGGATTGATATTAAAAGCGTGTCGTGGTTCGGGCGTGTACAGATCGAATACTTTCTTGGAGTCGATGGCATAAGTGTGCCGATGGTAATTCTCACGGCGCTTATTAGTTTCATTGCGGTATTCGCATCGTGGAAGATTGACAAAGCCCTCAAAGGTTATATGGCAATGCTGTTGCTCCTCGACACAGGGATGATGGGCGTATTTGTCGCGCTCGATTTTTTCCTGTTCTATGTATTCTGGGAACTCATGCTTCTCCCGATGTACTTTCTCATTGGTGTCTGGGGCGGACCGCGGCGCGAATATGCCGCTATCAAATTCTTCCTGTATACACTTGCAGGCAGCGTGTTGATGCTCCTGGCGATGATCGCGCTCTACTTCAGCGTAACAATCATTGATCCGGCATCGGGCGAAAAACTGCATACATTCAATTTGCTGGCAATGATGAATCCAGCAAACTTTGAGCCGAACTCGCTGCTTGCCGGCTTCGGAACGGGGATGCGTTCACTTGCTTATTTAGCGCTCTTCATAGGTTTTGCAATCAAAGTACCAATCTTTCCGTTTCATACGTGGCTTCCGGATGCCCACGTTGAAGCGCCAACGGCAATCAGCGTCATTCTTGCCGGCGTTCTTTTAAAGATGGGCGCATATGGACTCATCCGAATTAGTTTCCCGATATTTCCAGAGCTGGCACAAAAATATGCTTTTTGGCTGGCAATTCTTGCATTCATCAACATTGTCTATGGCGCTTTATGTGCGATGGCTCAGACAGATTTTAAAAAACTTATTGCGTATTCCAGCGTGAGCCATATGGGAATTGTTCTGCTTGGCATGTCGGCTCTGAATACGCAGGGTATGATGGGCGCAGTATTTCAGATGTTTAATCATGGTACCATTACAGCAATGCTCTTCCTTATTGTCGGCGTGATTTACGACCGCGCACATACACGCGATCTCAATGCATTTGGCGGTTTGGCATTAACAATGCCGAAGTATACAGGCATTATGACGGTTGCATTTTTTGCAGCACTTGGGTTACCCGGCTTAAGCGGATTTGTTTCGGAAGCGTTCTCTTTCCTTGGTGCATTCCAAGTGGATAAGTTACGCATCGTCACGATGGCATCAACGCTGGGTATTGTTCTTACTGCGGCGTATATGCTGTGGACGTTACAGCGGGTGTTTCTCGGAACAGCGAGTGAGAAATGGAGTGCAATGCCGGATGTCGACGGGCGGGAAATATTTATGCTCGTGCCGCTGGCAATCATTATTCTTGTGCTCGGCATCTATCCGTCGTTTATGCTGAACGTCATGACGTCATCAGTGAATCATCTGGTCGAAGTCGTAGCAAAAGGCGGCGCTGCTGTTGCACTGATTCCATAA
- the nuoL gene encoding NADH-quinone oxidoreductase subunit L has product MSQETLLTLALIVWLVPLVDFVILIFFHKRLPRSGDWLGTSILFAALALSLTILFAKLNFYHDQTLQATFTWVNFGNVPGLGAMQIDLGFMIDNVAAIMLVVVCIVSSFVHLFSIGYMKDDVRYGRYFAYLGLFSFSMFGIVLTNNFLLMYVSWELVGLSSYLLIGHWFEKKSASDAGKKAFIVTRIGDVGMFIGILILFNTFHTFTFDAIFEAMKAGHIPFGSETWLTAAGLLIFCGAVGKSAQFPLHVWLPDAMEGPTPVSALIHAATMVAAGVYLVARTFSMMTAETLMVIAYIGAMTAFISATIAIAQNDIKKVLAYSTVSQLGYMIMGLGVGAYTAGFFHLTTHAMFKAGLFLGSGSVIYAMHSALHHANDHSTDAQDIRNMGGLRAKMPITFWTFLIYTLAISGIPFTSGFLSKDEILAGTLAFGNLHGGWHWIVPITGFFVAGLTAFYMFRLVILTFLGEHKDHLRFEAIRESPWVMTLPLIVLAVLSFFAFYSWNPFGASSGWFYQAVNRPESVVPAAVAPTNTETFTEALHHSHSLAMLLSLTMASIGILIAFATYYWKKINADAVASAPVLKYLYKFFLNKWYFDELYQMTFVKGTDVIADAYRWFDNVIIDGVVNGVAKWTVGITHGVKHTWEEGIAGSIFYLIVFALLSLFIGWEVAIGLFIQGAGIVTKIECGLLGSGVAALSFFLFYVGVGGFDNTIIDGIVNLVAYLGGFCGLLARKLQTGKVQTYLAFALFGVMVFFLWFR; this is encoded by the coding sequence ATGTCTCAAGAAACGTTACTTACTCTCGCATTGATCGTTTGGCTGGTCCCGTTAGTGGATTTTGTCATATTGATTTTTTTCCACAAACGTTTGCCGCGTTCCGGTGATTGGTTGGGCACATCCATTCTGTTTGCAGCACTTGCGCTCTCGCTGACGATTCTTTTCGCAAAACTTAACTTCTATCACGACCAAACCTTACAGGCTACATTCACGTGGGTGAATTTTGGAAACGTACCGGGTTTAGGCGCGATGCAAATTGATCTTGGCTTCATGATCGATAACGTTGCGGCGATTATGCTTGTCGTCGTATGTATCGTCAGTTCATTTGTGCATTTGTTCTCTATCGGCTATATGAAGGACGATGTACGTTACGGCCGCTATTTTGCATACCTTGGCTTATTTTCATTTTCGATGTTCGGTATTGTTCTCACAAATAATTTTTTACTGATGTATGTCTCATGGGAATTAGTGGGGCTGAGTTCGTATTTACTCATCGGTCACTGGTTTGAAAAGAAATCAGCTTCCGATGCCGGGAAGAAAGCATTCATTGTCACGCGTATTGGCGATGTCGGAATGTTCATCGGCATCTTAATTCTTTTTAACACGTTTCACACGTTCACGTTTGATGCAATATTTGAAGCGATGAAGGCGGGACACATTCCGTTTGGAAGTGAAACGTGGTTGACTGCCGCGGGTCTGCTTATATTCTGCGGAGCTGTTGGCAAGTCGGCGCAATTTCCATTGCATGTCTGGCTCCCGGATGCGATGGAAGGCCCAACTCCGGTCAGCGCGCTGATTCATGCCGCGACCATGGTCGCTGCCGGTGTCTATTTGGTGGCGCGTACATTTTCGATGATGACGGCTGAGACATTGATGGTGATTGCCTACATCGGTGCGATGACGGCATTTATATCCGCAACAATCGCAATTGCGCAGAACGATATTAAGAAAGTTCTGGCGTATTCTACAGTAAGTCAACTCGGCTATATGATCATGGGACTTGGTGTTGGCGCGTACACAGCCGGATTTTTCCATCTCACGACGCATGCGATGTTCAAAGCCGGACTTTTTCTCGGCTCCGGTTCCGTCATTTATGCAATGCACAGTGCCTTACACCACGCGAATGATCACAGTACCGATGCCCAGGATATTCGCAATATGGGCGGTCTCCGTGCAAAGATGCCGATTACATTTTGGACATTCCTCATCTACACGCTGGCGATTTCCGGCATACCATTCACGTCTGGATTTTTAAGTAAAGATGAAATTCTTGCCGGCACATTAGCATTTGGAAATCTTCATGGCGGATGGCATTGGATTGTTCCGATTACCGGATTCTTTGTCGCCGGATTGACGGCGTTCTACATGTTCCGTCTTGTTATTCTCACATTTCTTGGAGAACACAAAGACCATCTCCGTTTCGAAGCAATTCGTGAATCACCTTGGGTGATGACACTTCCGCTTATCGTGTTGGCAGTGTTATCGTTCTTTGCATTCTATAGCTGGAATCCCTTTGGAGCATCGTCTGGATGGTTTTATCAAGCAGTCAATCGTCCAGAATCAGTAGTTCCAGCTGCTGTTGCACCCACGAACACCGAAACGTTTACAGAAGCACTTCATCATTCGCATAGTCTTGCAATGCTTCTCTCGCTCACTATGGCAAGCATAGGAATTCTCATTGCCTTCGCAACGTATTACTGGAAAAAAATTAATGCCGATGCAGTTGCATCAGCGCCCGTGTTGAAGTATCTCTATAAGTTTTTCCTCAACAAATGGTATTTTGACGAGCTCTATCAAATGACGTTTGTTAAAGGAACGGATGTCATTGCGGATGCCTATCGATGGTTCGATAATGTCATAATTGATGGTGTTGTTAATGGCGTTGCAAAGTGGACGGTTGGAATTACGCATGGCGTCAAGCATACGTGGGAAGAGGGAATAGCCGGTTCAATTTTTTATCTTATTGTTTTTGCTTTGCTTTCGCTCTTTATCGGATGGGAAGTTGCTATAGGACTGTTTATACAGGGTGCAGGTATCGTTACAAAAATCGAATGCGGCTTGCTTGGCTCGGGTGTTGCAGCGCTGTCCTTCTTCTTATTTTACGTCGGCGTCGGCGGCTTTGATAATACAATCATTGATGGTATAGTGAATCTCGTCGCATACCTTGGAGGTTTTTGTGGTTTGCTGGCACGCAAACTTCAAACAGGAAAAGTGCAGACGTATCTTGCCTTTGCACTTTTTGGTGTCATGGTGTTTTTCTTATGGTTTAGATGA
- the nuoK gene encoding NADH-quinone oxidoreductase subunit NuoK, translated as MNTQDLINFLQHPGLIHFLILSGLLFSFGIFAILTRRNAIMVLMGVELVLNAANINFVAFSRYVTTSFDGHVVAIFVIILAAAEAAIALAIILNIYQNFNTVNVDEINQLKD; from the coding sequence ATGAATACGCAAGATCTGATAAATTTTCTACAGCACCCAGGATTGATACATTTTCTTATCCTCAGCGGACTGTTATTCTCGTTTGGCATATTTGCCATCTTGACGCGCCGTAACGCCATTATGGTTCTCATGGGTGTTGAACTTGTATTGAATGCTGCCAATATCAATTTCGTGGCATTCTCGCGCTATGTTACCACGTCGTTTGATGGGCATGTAGTGGCGATTTTTGTCATCATTCTTGCCGCGGCAGAAGCAGCAATTGCGCTGGCAATCATTTTGAACATCTATCAAAACTTTAACACTGTGAATGTGGACGAAATTAATCAATTGAAAGATTAG
- a CDS encoding NADH-quinone oxidoreductase subunit J produces the protein MDLTTILFYFFAVITLGSACIVVFSRNIVRAAFALLLALFGVAGIYIFLLADFIAVTQLLIYVGGIMVLILFGVMLTSHQINVDAKTGTVQTLPAILIAACIGGALIWVFWRTDWKVKPQLPLVETTAANIGELLLTKYLLPFEIASVILLVALIGAAMIARREKKV, from the coding sequence ATGGATCTCACTACAATACTATTTTATTTCTTTGCTGTAATCACACTGGGATCAGCGTGCATTGTTGTGTTCTCTCGGAATATTGTCCGCGCTGCCTTTGCCCTGTTGCTCGCATTATTCGGTGTAGCGGGCATTTATATATTCCTTCTCGCTGACTTTATTGCTGTCACGCAACTGCTTATATATGTTGGCGGAATTATGGTGTTGATTCTGTTTGGTGTGATGCTGACAAGTCATCAAATTAATGTAGATGCAAAAACAGGCACGGTCCAAACATTGCCGGCAATACTCATTGCCGCTTGTATCGGTGGAGCGCTGATTTGGGTCTTTTGGAGAACAGACTGGAAAGTGAAGCCGCAGTTGCCGCTCGTAGAAACAACCGCTGCAAATATTGGTGAATTGCTCTTGACAAAATACCTGTTACCGTTTGAAATTGCATCTGTAATATTACTTGTTGCTCTGATCGGTGCCGCAATGATTGCACGGAGAGAGAAGAAGGTTTAA
- a CDS encoding NADH-quinone oxidoreductase subunit I: MLVLGTYFYSIFHSLYTVLVGMKITIKHLFTRSATVQYPTVKMKIPERARNRLFVNIDDCIGCDQCAIACPVDCITIETIKSTPDMDLGLTSKNTKKRLYIPRFDIDIAKCCYCGLCVWPCPTECIVMTDVYEFSEYDRHNLIYSFSNMTTEEITAAQDRLNEFNEEQAAKKAAAAAAAKESSVTSTSPAPVTPPPIKPEPPAAEPNKS; encoded by the coding sequence ATGTTGGTACTCGGAACATATTTTTATAGTATTTTTCATTCTCTCTATACAGTTCTCGTAGGAATGAAGATTACCATCAAGCATCTCTTCACTCGCTCGGCAACTGTGCAGTATCCGACTGTCAAAATGAAAATTCCGGAACGGGCACGCAACCGTCTGTTTGTCAATATCGACGATTGCATTGGCTGCGATCAATGTGCCATTGCATGCCCGGTGGACTGTATTACGATTGAGACGATCAAATCAACTCCGGACATGGATTTGGGTTTGACGTCAAAAAATACGAAGAAGCGTCTCTACATTCCGCGTTTCGATATCGACATTGCGAAATGCTGCTACTGCGGACTGTGCGTGTGGCCATGTCCAACAGAGTGCATTGTGATGACCGATGTATACGAATTTTCGGAATATGACAGGCATAATTTGATATACAGTTTCAGCAATATGACGACGGAAGAAATCACCGCCGCACAAGATCGATTGAACGAGTTTAATGAAGAGCAGGCAGCGAAGAAAGCAGCTGCCGCCGCGGCTGCAAAAGAATCATCAGTGACTTCAACTTCACCAGCACCGGTGACGCCGCCACCAATAAAACCAGAACCTCCGGCAGCGGAGCCGAATAAAAGTTAA
- a CDS encoding NADH-quinone oxidoreductase subunit H yields MEFIQTLLANQLLVSILLSTLPLVFIVLMVLVVLYTEMKVAAHIQDRVAYMRTGWHGVFQPIADMLKLLQKEDIIPTKADKLLFRAAPFIAFTGTYVAYAVLPFSSIYIGSNINLGAFFLVAAGSLVVIGILMAGWASNNKWSLFGGIRSAAQMISYEIPTALAVIIVVMITGSLNLQDVTKFQDGGIGNWIVFGGPLPWTQKLMLMPFTFVTFLIMFVASIAEVNRTPFDLPEAESELVQGFNTEYSGMRFAMFYLSEYANLFTVSAVVVSLFLGGWSSPFGAFMSGPVWGVFWFVTKAYMFMLMQIWLRWTLPRLRVDQLMYVSWKVLTPWLFVCLLAVGLILVI; encoded by the coding sequence ATGGAATTCATTCAAACATTACTTGCAAATCAGTTACTCGTCTCAATTCTTCTGAGCACGCTTCCGCTTGTCTTCATCGTTCTCATGGTATTAGTGGTACTTTATACGGAGATGAAAGTGGCGGCGCACATTCAGGATCGTGTTGCATATATGCGCACCGGCTGGCATGGTGTGTTTCAGCCCATCGCTGATATGCTGAAGCTTCTGCAGAAGGAAGATATTATTCCGACGAAAGCGGACAAGCTGTTATTTCGCGCGGCACCGTTTATTGCGTTCACCGGAACGTATGTCGCTTATGCTGTACTTCCATTCAGCAGTATCTATATTGGTTCCAATATCAATCTTGGTGCATTCTTTTTAGTTGCAGCCGGCTCTCTCGTCGTCATTGGAATTTTGATGGCCGGCTGGGCATCGAATAATAAATGGTCGCTTTTCGGCGGAATTCGCTCGGCAGCACAAATGATCAGTTACGAAATTCCGACAGCGCTTGCCGTCATCATTGTTGTGATGATTACCGGATCACTGAATCTGCAGGATGTGACGAAGTTTCAAGATGGCGGTATCGGCAACTGGATTGTGTTCGGCGGCCCGCTGCCATGGACACAAAAATTAATGCTCATGCCGTTCACATTTGTCACATTCCTTATTATGTTCGTTGCTTCCATTGCGGAAGTCAACCGCACGCCGTTTGATTTACCGGAAGCTGAATCGGAGTTGGTGCAGGGATTCAATACGGAATATAGCGGTATGCGGTTTGCAATGTTTTATCTTTCAGAGTATGCAAACTTATTCACCGTCTCAGCTGTCGTCGTGTCGCTCTTTCTCGGCGGATGGTCGAGTCCATTTGGTGCATTTATGTCGGGACCTGTGTGGGGTGTCTTCTGGTTTGTCACGAAAGCGTATATGTTTATGCTGATGCAAATTTGGCTACGGTGGACGCTTCCGCGGTTGCGTGTTGATCAACTGATGTATGTCTCATGGAAAGTTTTAACACCATGGCTCTTTGTCTGTCTTCTTGCTGTCGGTTTGATTTTAGTAATCTAA
- a CDS encoding NADH-quinone oxidoreductase subunit D: protein MIINMGPQHPSTHGVLRLEIVVDGEIIVDCIPHIGYLHRCFEKHCEQMTNYQQVIPYADRMDYCSAMTNEWAFALAAERLLKIEVPERVEYIRVIMAELQRIASHLIAVGTYGIDSGAFTPFLYTFIDREKILDLFELTCGARLLYNYIWIGGLSHDLPPNFIQQAKEFITYFRPRIKMLNDLLTYNEIFVKRTANVGVLPKDVAINYAVSGPQLRGSGVNWDLRRDDPYSIYHKLDWQPQIGKGEVGTVGDCWDRHIVRMREMEQSLHIIDQALDELPEGNVKAAIPKRIRPEKDAEIYVRTEASRGELGYYIISDGTASPFRVKARGPAFVNLSVLPEIVRGGLIADLVLTAGSIDIVLGEVDR, encoded by the coding sequence ATGATTATTAACATGGGTCCTCAGCATCCGTCCACGCATGGGGTACTGCGGCTCGAAATTGTTGTTGATGGCGAAATTATTGTTGATTGTATTCCGCATATCGGGTATTTGCACAGGTGTTTCGAGAAGCACTGCGAGCAGATGACGAATTACCAGCAGGTCATTCCCTACGCGGACCGGATGGATTATTGTTCGGCAATGACCAATGAATGGGCATTTGCGCTGGCCGCAGAACGATTGTTGAAGATCGAAGTGCCGGAGCGCGTAGAATATATTCGTGTGATTATGGCGGAACTGCAGAGAATCGCCAGCCACCTAATTGCTGTCGGCACGTACGGCATTGATTCCGGTGCGTTCACACCATTCCTCTATACCTTTATCGACCGTGAGAAAATTCTCGACCTCTTCGAATTGACATGCGGTGCACGCTTGCTCTATAATTATATCTGGATTGGCGGCCTCTCGCATGACCTGCCTCCGAATTTTATTCAACAAGCGAAAGAGTTTATAACATATTTCCGTCCGCGAATAAAAATGCTGAACGATTTGCTGACCTACAATGAAATCTTTGTGAAACGAACAGCGAATGTTGGCGTTTTACCGAAAGATGTTGCTATTAATTATGCGGTCAGCGGGCCGCAGCTTCGCGGTTCCGGTGTGAATTGGGATTTACGCCGCGATGATCCGTATTCCATTTATCATAAATTGGACTGGCAGCCGCAGATTGGTAAAGGGGAAGTAGGAACAGTCGGCGATTGCTGGGATAGACATATCGTTCGTATGCGCGAGATGGAACAGAGTCTTCATATCATAGATCAGGCACTTGACGAATTACCGGAAGGGAATGTGAAGGCGGCGATTCCAAAACGCATTCGTCCGGAAAAAGATGCAGAAATTTATGTTCGCACAGAAGCATCACGTGGTGAATTGGGATATTATATTATCAGCGATGGTACAGCAAGCCCGTTCCGGGTGAAAGCGCGCGGGCCTGCATTTGTGAACCTGAGTGTTCTGCCGGAAATTGTCCGCGGCGGTTTGATCGCTGATTTAGTTCTTACCGCAGGCAGTATTGATATTGTTCTCGGTGAAGTCGATCGCTAA
- a CDS encoding NADH-quinone oxidoreductase subunit C — protein sequence MTAQEIFDVLKAKFGDALKEEKISAAGGSAAVGYAMQVWINIASDKIKDICFFLRDDSEMQFDYLSCLSGVDYNNGTLGIVYHLNSMVYKHTIVLKTFCTKENPHVQSVSDVWGTANWHEREVFDLYGIIIDGHPDLRRILLPDDWEGNPLRKDYKVQEFYHGMKVPY from the coding sequence ATGACAGCACAAGAAATATTTGATGTGTTAAAAGCGAAATTTGGCGATGCGCTCAAGGAGGAAAAGATTTCCGCCGCGGGTGGATCCGCCGCGGTCGGATATGCCATGCAGGTGTGGATTAATATTGCGTCTGATAAAATCAAGGATATCTGTTTTTTCCTCCGCGATGATAGCGAGATGCAATTCGATTATCTTTCGTGTTTGAGCGGGGTTGATTACAATAACGGAACGCTCGGTATTGTCTATCATCTGAACTCGATGGTGTATAAACACACAATTGTTCTTAAAACTTTTTGTACGAAAGAAAATCCACACGTTCAATCTGTCAGCGATGTATGGGGAACCGCCAATTGGCACGAACGAGAAGTGTTCGATCTCTATGGCATCATCATCGACGGACATCCTGATTTGCGCCGCATTTTGCTCCCGGATGATTGGGAAGGCAATCCGCTTCGCAAGGATTATAAAGTTCAAGAATTTTATCACGGCATGAAGGTTCCGTACTAA
- the nuoB gene encoding NADH-quinone oxidoreductase subunit NuoB, which yields MGLLDQRFENGNVFITSLDGLLNWARLSSLWQMQFGLACCAIEMMAASASNFDIMRFGVIPRATPRQVDVMFVAGTVTIKMASRIKRLYDQMSEPRYVISMGSCSNCGGPYWEHGYHVLKGVDRVIPVDVYIPGCPPRPEALLEGIMKLQDKVRRESMVKKRA from the coding sequence GTGGGACTTCTTGATCAGCGATTTGAAAATGGCAATGTGTTTATAACATCACTCGATGGCCTTTTAAACTGGGCGCGGCTTTCATCGCTCTGGCAGATGCAGTTCGGTCTCGCCTGTTGTGCAATCGAAATGATGGCGGCATCGGCTTCCAATTTCGATATTATGCGATTTGGTGTTATCCCGCGTGCAACGCCCCGTCAGGTGGATGTCATGTTCGTTGCCGGAACAGTCACGATAAAAATGGCATCTCGTATCAAACGCTTGTACGATCAAATGTCGGAACCGCGTTACGTCATATCGATGGGAAGCTGTTCCAATTGCGGCGGACCGTATTGGGAGCATGGCTATCACGTCCTGAAAGGTGTAGATCGTGTCATTCCGGTTGATGTCTATATCCCGGGATGCCCGCCGCGTCCCGAGGCATTATTAGAAGGTATTATGAAGCTACAGGACAAGGTGCGCAGGGAAAGCATGGTCAAGAAACGGGCGTAA
- a CDS encoding NADH-quinone oxidoreductase subunit A codes for MLTEFGKAFIFILIGAIFVALGLIGAWIFRPHRPYPEKNATYECGEEPIGSAWIRLNVRFYVTALVFLIFDVEVAFLFPWALVYRQFGLFGFLEMAVFLLILIVGYAYVWVKGDLNWDKPTQQIPTINRTIVTAGRMKVASAILDDDDINEGVE; via the coding sequence ATGCTTACGGAATTTGGCAAAGCTTTTATTTTTATACTTATTGGTGCAATTTTTGTCGCGCTCGGCCTGATAGGTGCATGGATATTTCGTCCGCATCGTCCGTATCCAGAAAAAAATGCTACATATGAATGCGGTGAAGAACCAATCGGCAGCGCGTGGATACGCCTTAATGTCCGCTTTTATGTTACCGCACTTGTCTTTCTGATTTTCGATGTCGAAGTAGCGTTTCTCTTTCCGTGGGCACTCGTCTATCGACAGTTTGGCCTTTTTGGCTTTTTAGAAATGGCAGTGTTCCTTCTCATCCTGATTGTTGGTTATGCATACGTATGGGTGAAGGGAGACTTAAATTGGGATAAGCCAACACAACAAATTCCTACCATCAATCGCACCATTGTGACGGCAGGGAGAATGAAAGTCGCTTCTGCAATTTTAGATGATGATGATATTAATGAAGGTGTGGAGTAA